A stretch of DNA from Malus sylvestris chromosome 9, drMalSylv7.2, whole genome shotgun sequence:
CCCCAAGGTGCATAAGCGTCATTGTTTTTCAcaactgtggtaaaaaaaacaCCAcacttgtaacatcccacatcaaccAATGGAGAGGGGATGAtgtgctttatatatatatgtccacctcctatagcacgagactttttgggaactcactggtttCGGAGTTAAGAGAGTTTGGGCTAGAGCAATCCTAGAATGGGTGACCTATTAggaagttgctcatgagttcccagaaacaaaatcgtgagggtgtGCCATTCGGtgcgagtgtgccgacgaggacgtcaggccccctaagggggtggattgtaacatcccacattgactAACGGAGATGGGGTGATgtgtatatgtacatgcccacctcttatagcacgaggctttttggaaactcactggctttggattccatcggaactccgaagttaagcgagtttgagctagagcaatcctatgatgggtgactcactgggaagttgctcgtgagtttccaaaaacaaaaccgtgagggcgtggcccaaagcggacaatatcgtgctacaacgGAGTcggtctgggatgtgacaacaCTTGTGTTGAAAATTTTATCGTAGAAGTTATTTTTTATGTATTGCATAATGAACTGTcattaaaattttgaaggtACAATTTACTAATCTACATTTGTTTTTTAGAcaaactaacgaaaagtaaaaaaaaactttagatttaatgaaaatggacaaataaaggtgtagtgaatagtatcagagaaatgtaaaaatatggtttttcattaaaagtaaacagtaccgagagtgttttgttaaaactcccttgcttttttccttaaaattttctgaaaaataaaaaaaatctatacTTGAGGAATGATAACTATCGTGAAAAGACTACCTAATGTTATGTATTTCTTCCTACTCAATGGAAATTTGTTACCTTAAAAAACTTAACTATTTCACTAATTCATATCAAAGAATATCCTAAATTCTTAACAAGGTAAagccatttagtactacggtctagcaGTATTTCTCTTTAGCGAGttcgaaccacattattgctagctcattgtgaggctaaatccACTCCCTCctctttagtatagataatattgtatgttaaaaaagaaagtaaaaatccATCAATTTCAAATCATCATCCTCTAAACAACTTGTCTACCCTCTTTTGAATGAACATTTTCCGTAGTAAAACTCAAAATCATGGTCACTTCTTCATAAAGAGAGAATCTAACCACCAAGGCAAACAATCCACCGGTTGTGCAAAAATTATATGCATTAATGATATAATCTAATCCAATTTTCACTTCTTCATTGAAATGATATGCATTAATAATCCAATAACGGACTTGTGACTCAAGTGATTGTGACCATTGATCTTTGAATTTGAAATTCTAATCGAACCGCTACTCTCTCAACACACACGTATAAGAAAATGATAATAATCTTGGGCTAATAATTATGCACCGACATAATTCATTTTGATGCGATAACAATCATCAAAATATCTAATTTAATCCATTTTCATTTCAAGATTACAATCAAACACGTATAAGAAAATGATAATAATCTTGGGCTAATAATTATGCACCGACATAATTCATTTTGATGCGATAACAATCATCAAAATATCTAATTTAATCCATTTTCATTTCAAGATTACAATCAAACTTGAGAAAAATGCAGAATTAGTATAGATCTGAGAGTATCAGCACACTTGCAATTGAGATATAACAAATGCTGGAGAAGTTACATACCTTCAAATTAGAGTGAGGGAAATGCAAAAGAGAAGCAGATTTATGGCtgaaattttttgttgaaaaatagGACAAGATAAATCTGAGCAGCGACAGCCTTTGTTGGTATGAAAGTGAGACGAAAACACATACAAATAGGAGGTGCCTAGGGTTTAGAGGGTATATTTGTAATTTCATTaacatgaaataaaattaaatgatGGCCACCTTTTCTTCGCTAAccattttccttttcattcGTGGTAGATACACTATCATGACGTTGATAATCATGCCTCAACTTGAAAATATTCTAATTTCTTAAGTTAGGCCAGCCCACTATATAATGTGCAGAATTGATCCTTCAATCTCGAGCTTCACTCGACCTTGTTTTGGTAGTAGGCTATATGGTGATATGTCACGCGATGTTACTTAAAGTCATTTTAAAAGAGTGCAAGGACCTTAGCAATAATCGAGTCAAGTTTCTAGCAATATTTAATAAATGATCATAAATATGACTTAAATGTCCCTCATTTATATATGGCATGTGAAGGTGTTATGTACTCACTGAAATAAAAATTTGTCTTGTAGATGACGCTTTATCGCAGTGACAAAAAACAATTATGACTTTAGTGCTGATTCGATCCTCATCAATTTCTCTCTCCTCTAGGTTAGGGTTTGCTTTTGACAACTGTATAGAACTTGGGTTGCTCTTATGTAGAAAAGTATATTTATTATTAACTAGCCAATTAACCCTCTTAAGCTTTCTTAGAGTTTGGTTTGCCTAATAGTTAATAGCATATCCAAATGCACATGCACCCGCATGTGTTTTCAGAGCTAGCTTTTACTTCATTGTTTTCTTTAGGATTGAATGTAACCGTTGCGATTGCCACATTCTTCGAGATAGAAATCACCACTTACATTCAAGTTTTTCTCGTTTTCTTCAACACCCAACCATtacatttgaaataaaaaagcaatgaaaaatcacataaCACACCCAAGCTTTTCTCGTTTTTATCAAGAATCAACTATTATAAATAAGATAGAGaaacaatgaaaaatcacaacatacaaccaagtttttttttcgttttcttcGAGAATTAACCGTTACGAATGAGATAgagatttatgaaatcacaGCTTACACCCAAGTTTTTTTCACTTTCTCCAACACCCAACCATTACGAATAAGATAGAGAAACAGTAAAATCACATCTTACACCCAGCCAAATTGAGCACAGGTAGAGAAACGTGAAATCATAGCTTACATCGAAATTTAACTCATCACATTGTTTTACATTTCCcatcacaaaataaaatcagGGGAAATAATTTTTGCGCACTCCTGCACACTATCATTTACATGTCCCTTGATTGATTGTTGttaaattcattcaattcaGAGGCCAAAAGTAACCTAAGGTGTGCATGAGGATTAAAGGTAGTACGAAACAACTTCCCTAACATTAAGATACAACTATCCAAAAGTTCAGATCAACAATTCTTTCCGTCTGAGACCGTCGGCCGGCTACTCGACATCACTTCCCCGCCATACAGAGGGAAATCTGAAGTAGGAAACAACCATCCCATATAGGAGTTTGTGCAGAAAATGGGGGAGCTAAATACTGTCTTCTGATGGCTCAAAACTTTAATTAGCCTCAGGACAGGACTGATCTCCATGTTTTCTTCATTGCTTTGAGAAGGTGTCGGAAACCGGAGGGTTTTCTTCATTGCTTTCAGGAGTCTGAGGAACCTGCAAGTCTTCTTCATTGCTTGCAAACCGAGTTTTGAATGGCCTCTGGCCCCTGGCCCGTTCTTGTCTGCAAGCCAAGCAAACAATGAATGCATGAACAACCAGTCCATTGAAAAGGGAGGAAGAGAAAACTGTGCGATATCAGAACAATTTCAACCTAATTAAAAATGTAGAACAATTATATGTGCATACTTTAGACTCAGAAAAGAGAGGTATTTGTCGATTGGCTCTTTCATTTCAGCACCATAAACGAACCAGGTTTCAACAGAAGGAGCTCCATCCCACGTTCCCATATCTGTACAATACGCAAATATAAAACTTACACATCAAAATAACTCATGAACTGGAAATCTACAAATTGTATTTGGCACAGTTAAGACTAACCTTGAAGCAAAATATCTTCACCAAAATCACCGTTCAGTTTCCAAAATGCACGGCCATGAACATCCAAAACATAAGCCTCTATTCTAACAGCCTCACATATTTCATTGCCTATAAAATAGGTCAAAACATTTTAACACGGGCATGTATAGCAAGGTTGCTTGCAGGATACGAAAGCTTAACAATTAGCAAACTGATAACCCGATTTTCATGAAgaattaaaacatgaaaaacattcaaCCACATGTCTCAGATATTCTTAAGGATAGTTTTAAATGGGAACTTACTTTTAGGTAACATGGCCATTGCTTCAACCACCTCAGTGTGAGCTTTAGCTGCCTTGCTTGTGATTTGTGAAACAATAGAGTTACGTTCTGAAATTCGGACAGGATAACCATTGTTTGAAATTATCCTCTTTGCCATCTCCTCCTGCAACTTCTTTTTGAGATCTCTCTCCTGCACATATATGATTTAGTTAAAAATAGAACTTCTTGTTTTCTTCAAAAGATGTTGCCTCATAAAAGCTTGCCTTGTTTTACATATTACCTTATCCTTTGCTTTAGCAACTTTTTCTTTGGCGTCCCTTTTTCGTTGGaccaatttttcattttgttccTCTATCCATCCACTTAGCATACTGAAGGAAAGATCGGAAAGTTCTCATCACTCTTAATCCAGAAAAGACAATTGCAAAATAATGATGCACATATTATGCTTATCCACTTACTCGGTGTCAAGAGCCTCATCACAAAGGAAATTCAAAATCCTGAGCTTTTGAGTGATGTTCAACATATCATATCCATCCCCGCCTTTGCTAAAACACTCTGGGGACAGTTCCTTTAATACAGGATCGACCTTAGAGACACCGGATGCAGAGATAAGTTCCCCCAAATCTTGGAACCAGGACTTATTGTGGCTTGATTGATCTAAAGAAGAAGACCTGACAGGAAATAAAGTTGACAGAAACCAAATGAGTTACTATCCACAACTAAAGCTTACTAAATTACTTTATGCATAAATGTAAAATGCTAGGTAGAGTTCTTACTCCTCTAAGGAACCCTTCTGTATGAAGGAGAGCATATAGTTATGAAATCGAATCACTGAGGAGTATTGTCCAGGCCGTCCCCTTCGCCCACTTCCTCGACGTGATAGTTCTCTAAGTACAGATTCAGCTTGGCATTTTTGGATTTTAAGAAACTAaagtgaaaggaaaagaaaattgagattTCAAGTGCAGTGAAATTTCAGGAATGTTTAAACACAAAATAAATGTGCAAAAATGATAACCATTTCATATTAATAGAACGCAAATGAATCATGTGAGCATCTAAATGCGAAGGGCTAAACAGATAATTCAATCAGTTTTGATTCAGGTATAGAACCAGAAAACTTGGAACACCATATTAGTCTAATATGTAACAGAAATATGGAACAAAAAGTTAGAATTACCTCTCCAAAAGTTTCGCAAAATTTCAGAAACTGCAGAGCATTTCCAACATCCTCAGCAGCCAATTCAACACCAGCTACAGATGTCAAGGGATTGCCCTGTGGCAGGGGAAGGTCAAGATCAACCTTTTGATTCTCAATATTCACGGGGCATTCCTTTACTTTCCGATGCCTTCTGACTTCCTTGGCCTTGGGCTTGGCATCCTTATTACTCACAGCAGCACCACCATCTCTGCTGCCATTACAAACTTCCGTCAACTCTTCCCGCTTTGCTTTCTTAGTTTTCTGCTCACCAGAGTTCAGAGCTGCATCCAAGTTCATATCTTTGCTTCGATCGAGAGTGTTCTCCTTCCCTCGTTTTCTTGGTGAACTAACCACAATTGCCTATCAAAACTCGAGAGCATAAAAACATCAATAAAACCAACCAAAATAACATCAACAATATCAATATGCATTCACAAAAGCAACCATAATCAAAAGCATCAAACCTTGTCTGAAGCGACTCGCTTTTGTGGCGAGCCATCCTTGCTTTTGTCATCCTCCTCCCCTTGCTTTTTTGGCTTGTACATAGTCAGCATATCAGAAACAGATTGAAACCCTCTCGCCTTGGCTTCGTACACGAGAAGACCAGTGGGTTGGAAACCGTTTTTCTTCCTGATAAAGCACATTAGTCTAATCAGCCACAGCATCAAAACAccaacaactataaaaacacgTTTGTCTAATATACCAAACACTTACAAGCATATACTGCAATTGCAATTGCCTTGACATTTCGGACATTTCCAATCCTCCTCGAGTTCCACTTGTTCAGCTTTCAATCCATACCTATTGTCATTTCAACACccaaaaactaatttcaatccAAAACTTTATTCGAAAACacgaaaaatgagagaaaaattcATTCCAATCTAACCTGTTCCACAGACACTTATGGCAAAACTGAATCGGGCAAATGCCTTTCGCTTTGACGTTCTTACAGGAGGCCGCCAAAGCTGTCAACTTTTCCGTCATCTTCTGACGGCACTGAAGAATTCAACCAACAAATCAATAAACAAATTGACCGACAAAGATAAATCCACCCCAAGTTTCATAATTCCCAATCTTTTCTCGTCATCCAAAGAGAAACAGAAACCAAGAAAAAGGGCTAGGAAAGTCGCATCCTTTACATTGAAAATttttctcaccaaccaaacagACGCCCAACCCCCAAATCAAGTACCCAAAACCGAAAACGAAACAAAAATCACCTGATGGCAGGAAACTCCTTTCTTGGAGTCATAGATCTGGCCAGCGACGGCCCGAACGCGTTGCTTCCCGACCACCAGAGTATCCTCAACCTTGTTGCTCTCCTCCACCACCATCTTGCGAGCTGAGGCGATGTCTTCCTCGGCGGAGCTGGAGTAAAACTCCCCTTTCTCTCTGAGTCTCTACAGTCTGAGATTCGGACAGAGCAGTGGGTGGAGGGGAGAGAGCAGCTATTTCTAATTTTGTAATGTGTCTGAATTTTCCTTTCCCGCCTCTCCGAGGTTGGCGGGAGAATTTTGATCGTCGCTCAAATTTTGGGCTTCGACTTTGGGACTCTTGGAatgcttttcatttttcaaaatttttcacGTTTACACCAACTCTTGCAGTCCCCCAATTGcccttgcaattttttttttttttttttttttttgggaaatagCAATTGCCCTTGCAATTAGGTTGAACTGCCCTTCTCTCAAAAAATAGATTTGGCAGATGAAAAAATAGGGGCGTTTGGGTGAAGGGTAGGAGCCCGTTGGGCTGCCCTGCCCACCACACACGTGAAATGCAACGAGCCAAACGGCTCAAATTTTGACGCCTGACAACCGTTGGATTTTCAATGATTTATTGATCATGACTGTTGGATTTTAATGTGGCGCCTCTTATTCAAAAAAATTAGGccgaatttttttgttttgtttgattcaCGAACTAAATAAAAAGTGAAAGACGGtgtgcataaatcaattctcaACTTGCTTCTACTTTACACTGTATTTATTGTAAGGAAAATGACACTCACACTTATTTTCCCTTTATGCACCCTCTATTTATGTTAATCTAAAtattagaaataaataaatgtgcATTTAGAGAAAAAATAGCGTGcgaaaattatttttcttaaaacaattCGTTGTTGACATTTTATATTAACTATATTGAGAGTTATTACTAGAATTATATGTTAATTTTAACTTACCCACCACTCTCTAACacctattttttttctctcttacaTCAATTGCCTCACATCATGTAGCAAATGAATTTATTGTTGTTTGTGAGGCAGTTAACTGAACTATTACACTTTTGTCAAATGGCCAATTTGCCAATCACTTTTGACAAATGGCCAATTATGCCCAGTTGTTGCTTTCAAAAGTGTCAAAgaggaaggaaatcacaagcataAGAACAGGATGCTTTCATTTAAGGCAAGACGGACACTTGTCTACTCTCTAATATTCACTCTTCTTAAATATAAGAGGAAAAATTGAGATTGAGAGAAAAGAGTTTGGAAACATCGTCCGTCTTGCCTTAAATGAAAGCATCTAATTCTTCAGTGCCGTCAGAAGATGATGGAAAAGTTAACAAGCATAAGAGCATCTTGTTATTATGCCTTATAGGTGAAGGAGAGCAAGAAGGTAGAGAACAATCTGGTGATCTAGAAACATCGTCCTCGAGTCATCAAATGACATATATACACCTCTAAGAAAGACAATAACGCAAAGCTCACAAGTATATACTATTCaacttaaaaacaaacaaaaaatgcatAAATAATATAGATCTAAGAGTACTTGCAACAATGCAATAGAagcaacaaaaacaaatgttggAGAATTTTGATACCTTCATAAAAGGGTGAGGGAACAACAAAAGATGAGCATAAATTTCAATGGAGAAAGTTTGTGATAAGTACAAAAGATAATGTATAGATCTGAGAGTCGTATATGCGAGATCTTGCTTGCTGAAACAATccctatttcatttttttataactCTAGTTCAAACCTCATCAATCCATCTTGCGGATTGTTGTATGTAAAGCCATTGATTCAATGAGTAGCTTAGATTAGATTTTGAAACACAAGATGTGCATAAGTTTGAATTAGAGTTGTCAAAAATAGAATTGCAATTATTTTAGCTAGCATGTTAGCTGCCATGTTAGAGATAAAGAGTTgtgtaaaaaaatgaaatatccATAGTACCCTTTAATTTAACATATATTTGACAGAATAGACGAAAATAGAGTGAACACGCCACTTGAGGCAAAACTGACAATTTCAAGAAGTAAAATGAAACGAAATCAGTTTCAAAGTAAACACATTAGTACGCTATCTACTCACTCGAATAAAAAAAAGTCATCTTAGAATAATGGAAAACTATAAGGATAAAACGTCTATACTGAAACTGTGGATACCTCTATAGAAAGTTAGAAACCTAACCCTTACCATATACAAAATATACAATAGGCCACAAAATGTGGGGGAAATAAggcttaaaaataaaattcttatAAACAAGTGGCTTAAAGTAGTTATGAAAAATTCATGCGAGAAAAATGTTGTGGCCTTCAATTAAATAAACTAGCCTCCATGCACGC
This window harbors:
- the LOC126582479 gene encoding uncharacterized protein LOC126582479 yields the protein MVVEESNKVEDTLVVGKQRVRAVAGQIYDSKKGVSCHQCRQKMTEKLTALAASCKNVKAKGICPIQFCHKCLWNRYGLKAEQVELEEDWKCPKCQGNCNCSICLKKNGFQPTGLLVYEAKARGFQSVSDMLTMYKPKKQGEEDDKSKDGSPQKRVASDKAIVVSSPRKRGKENTLDRSKDMNLDAALNSGEQKTKKAKREELTEVCNGSRDGGAAVSNKDAKPKAKEVRRHRKVKECPVNIENQKVDLDLPLPQGNPLTSVAGVELAAEDVGNALQFLKFCETFGEFLKIQKCQAESVLRELSRRGSGRRGRPGQYSSVIRFHNYMLSFIQKGSLEESSSLDQSSHNKSWFQDLGELISASGVSKVDPVLKELSPECFSKGGDGYDMLNITQKLRILNFLCDEALDTDMLSGWIEEQNEKLVQRKRDAKEKVAKAKDKERDLKKKLQEEMAKRIISNNGYPVRISERNSIVSQITSKAAKAHTEVVEAMAMLPKSNEICEAVRIEAYVLDVHGRAFWKLNGDFGEDILLQDMGTWDGAPSVETWFVYGAEMKEPIDKYLSFLSLKQERARGQRPFKTRFASNEEDLQVPQTPESNEENPPVSDTFSKQ